From the Babylonia areolata isolate BAREFJ2019XMU chromosome 33, ASM4173473v1, whole genome shotgun sequence genome, one window contains:
- the LOC143276927 gene encoding uncharacterized protein LOC143276927, translated as MATGGEEDIDTKLCCAICLEPYRRPKMLRCYHSFCQSCLQGVAGSSPSFPCPSCREIMLLPPGGVGALQTNFYVVDNLAATSSSPPRRLCDVCTDDREATHSCLQCQQRYCLPCRKYHDCFSLNRGHTVVSLTQEEEEGCGKGIPLSDKHKVEMCTKHLNQQLLFHCTKCQADLCMQCKLTQHEGHPTEDLADTRSKVKDKLKDRLGTLTQGIQQIDHLVSAFEDRSTKLQQQKQTTEQDFRARADTLHQWVNQSLDEAISSIQSSSEQLAKPWQDQAEQLRHKKLALQAQQDHILQILKDGKEADLVSLEAQLSSGPVEGVDVEELRKELTKDIPSFRVEHNTTAVNQQQLRTFIGVLEPVQQTAGAEETVLPSQHSCDLGKASGSDSVKGSDVMHTTHSAPSASSCVGVMGKKPPREFIYSRNPESVVFAMCPISHNRLWVLYRPARSSPQYLKLFNAEGQVLTTVQDPGNCTGLLTITDDVLLCWTIGDSTVRLITPDGSLSTYDMGRKILCMVSSATNDIHYLGDWQEKSLHRVTFTSVNTDQTDSGLSGSALCQASSPGTPHHRNQLTHSFKEVVFEKTPEGNLRHVSAGGRYFAFLCDGTVKVYSRAGSGSSAILCSYKPTSLPYDARFVLIDDNERLLVVVHKESKVHIIDHEDGGCFVRCLDTGPLKMDRPNRLATDFDQHVWIGCGGGKVVVVDL; from the coding sequence ACCAACTTCTACGTAGTAGACAACCTGGCTGCCACTTCATCCTCTCCTCCTCGACGACTGTGTGACGTGTGCACTGATGACAGGGAGGCCACTCATTCCTGTCTCCAGTGCCAGCAGAGGTATTGCCTCCCTTGCCGTAAATACCATGATTGCTTTTCACTGAATCGTGGACACACTGTTGTGTCCTTGAcccaggaggaagaagaggggtgtggaaagggaatcccactgtcagacaaacacaaagTGGAGATGTGTACCAAGCATCTTAATCAACAACTTCTATTTCACTGCACCAAGTGTCAGGCTGACTTATGTATGCAGTGCAAGTTGACCCAGCATGAAGGTCACCCTACGGAGGATCTGGCGGACACCCGATCCAAGGTCAAGGACAAGTTGAAGGACAGGTTGGGAACTCTGACACAGGGCATACAGCAGATCGATCACCTGGTCAGTGCCTTTGAAGATCGAAGCACCAAGctccaacaacaaaagcagacaaCGGAACAAGATTTCCGGGCACGTGCTGACACGTTACATCAATGGGTGAACCAGTCACTGGACGAGGCCATCAGCAGCATTCAGTCGTCCAGTGAGCAGCTGGCAAAACCCTGGCAGGATCAAGCTGAGCAACTGCGACACAAGAAACTGGCACTGCAAGCACAACAAGACCACATCCTGCAGATCCTCAAGGACGGAAAGGAGGCTGACCTGGTGTCCTTGGAAGCTCAGCTGTCTTCCGGCCCTGTGGAAGGCGTGGACGTGGAAGAGCTGAGGAAAGAGCTGACCAAGGACATTCCCTCTTTCCGCGTGGAGCACAACACCACGGCAGTGAACCagcagcagttacgtacctttaTCGGCGTCCTAGAACCAGTACAGCAGACAGCAGGTGCTGAAGAGACTGTTCTTCCCAGTCAGCACAGCTGTGACCTGGGAAAGGCGTCAGGTTCGGATTCAGTGAAGGGGTCAGACgtgatgcacacaacacacagtgcccCTTCAGCCAGCAGTTGTGTGGGCGTGATGGGGAAGAAGCCACCAAGAGAGTTCATCTATTCCAGGAATCCTGAATCAGTGGTCTTTGCCATGTGTCCCATCAGTCACAACCGACTGTGGGTGTTGTATAGACCTGCACGTAGTAGTCCTCAGTATCTGAAGCTGTTTAATGCTGAAGGTCAGGTGCTGACCACAGTGCAGGACCCAGGGAACTGTACTGGCCTCCTCACCATCACTGATGACGTCCTGCTGTGCTGGACAATTGGAGACAGCACTGTCCGGCTGATCACACCTGACGGCAGTCTGAGCACGTATGACATGGGGAGGAAGATTTTGTGCATGGTCTCTTCTGCCACAAATGACATTCACTACCTGGGAGATTGGCAAGAGAAGAGTCTTCATCGTGTGACATTCACGTCAGTAAACACTGATCAGACTGACAGTGGTCTGTCAGGTTCTGCACTGTGTCAGGCATCGTCCCCAGGTACACCCCACCACAGAAACCAGCTGACACATTCATTCAAGGAGGTGGTGTTTGAAAAAACCCCAGAAGGAAACCTACGCCATGTGTCTGCAGGAGGACGTTACTTTGCCTTTCTTTGTGATGGCACAGTGAAGGTCTACAGCAGAGCTGGTTCAGGAAGTTCTGCCATCCTCTGCTCCTACAAACCAACATCCCTGCCTTATGATGCACGTTTTGTTCTGATTGATGATAATGAACGACTATTGGTCGTTGTCCACAAAGAAAGCAAAGTACATATCATTGACCATGAAGATGGAGGGTGCTTTGTGCGCTGTTTGGACACAGGGCCCCTGAAAATGGATAGACCAAATCGTCTGGCCACTGACTTTGACCAGCATGTGTGgattgggtgtgggggagggaaggtggtggtggttgatctGTGA
- the LOC143276812 gene encoding uncharacterized protein LOC143276812 encodes MTVGGFCATHSEHSFQTSTKGAHAYTNFYLVDNLAATSSSPPRRLCDVCTDDREATHSCLQCQQRYCLPCRKYHDCFSLNRGHTVVSLTQEEEEGCGKGIPLSDKHKVEMCTKHLDQQLLFHCTKCQADLCLQCNSTQHEGHPMEDLADTRSKVKDKLKDRLGTLTQGIQQIDHLVSAFEDRSTKLQQQKQTTEQDFRARADTLHQWVNQSLDEAISSIQSSSEQLAKPWQDQAEQLRHKKLALEAQQDHILQVLKDGKETDLVSLEAQLSSSPMEDVDVEELRKELTKDIPSFRVEHNTTAVNQPQLRTFIGVLEPVQQTAGAEETVLPSQHSYGLGKASGSDSVKGSDVMHTTHSAPSASSCVGVMGKKPPREFIYSMNPKSVVIHMCPISHNRLWVLYRPARSSPQCLKLFDAEGQELTTVQDPGNCTGLLTIIDDVLLCWTDGDSTVRLITPDGSLSTYDMGRKILWMVSSAKNDIHYLGDSEEKSLHRVTFTSVNTDQTDSGLSGSALCQASSPGTPDHTNQLTHSFKEVVFENPPKRNLRHVSAGGRYFAFLCDGTVKVHSRAGSGSSAILCSYKPTSLPHDARFVLIDDNERLLVVVHKESKVHIIDHEDGGCFVRCLDTGPLELDRPNRLATDFDQHVWIGCRGGKVVVVDL; translated from the exons ATGACCGTTGGAGGCTTTTGTGCAACACATTCAGAACACAgctttcaaacgtcgacaaaggGGGCCCATGCATAC ACCAACTTCTACTTAGTAGACAACCTGGCTGCCACTTCATCCTCACCTCCTCGACGACTGTGTGACGTGTGCACTGATGACAGGGAGGCCACTCATTCCTGTCTCCAGTGCCAGCAGAGGTATTGCCTCCCTTGCCGTAAATACCATGATTGCTTTTCACTGAATCGTGGACACACTGTTGTGTCCTTGAcccaggaggaagaagaggggtgtggaaagggaatcccactgtcagacaaacacaaagTGGAGATGTGTACCAAGCATCTTGATCAACAACTTCTATTTCACTGCACCAAGTGTCAGGCTGACTTATGTCTGCAGTGCAACTCGACCCAGCATGAAGGTCACCCTATGGAGGATCTGGCGGACACCCGATCCAAGGTCAAGGACAAGTTGAAGGACAGGTTGGGAACTTTGACACAGGGCATACAGCAGATCGATCACCTGGTCAGTGCCTTTGAAGATCGAAGCACCAAGctccaacaacaaaagcagacaaCGGAACAAGATTTCCGGGCACGTGCTGACACGTTACATCAATGGGTGAACCAGTCACTGGACGAGGCCATCAGCAGCATTCAGTCGTCCAGTGAGCAGCTGGCAAAACCTTGGCAGGATCAAGCTGAGCAGCTGCGACACAAGAAACTGGCACTGGAAGCACAACAAGACCACATCCTGCAGGTCCTCAAGGACGGAAAGGAGACTGACCTGGTGTCCTTGGAAGCTCAGCTGTCTTCCAGCCCCATGGAAGACGTGGACGTGGAAGAGCTGAGGAAAGAGCTGACCAAGGACATTCCCTCTTTCCGTGTAGAGCACAACACCACGGCAGTGAACCAGCCACAGTTACGTACCTTTATCGGCGTCCTAGAACCAGTACAGCAGACAGCAGGTGCTGAAGAGACTGTTCTTCCCAGTCAGCACAGCTATGGCCTGGGAAAGGCGTCAGGTTCAGATTCAGTGAAGGGATCAGACgtgatgcacacaacacacagtgcccCTTCAGCCAGCAGTTGTGTGGGCGTGATGGGGAAGAAGCCACCAAGAGAGTTCATCTATTCCATGAATCCTAAATCAGTGGTCATTCACATGTGTCCCATCAGTCACAACCGACTGTGGGTGTTGTATAGACCTGCACGTAGTAGTCCTCAGTGTCTGAAGCTGTTTGATGCTGAAGGTCAGGAGCTGACCACAGTGCAGGACCCAGGGAACTGTACTGGCCTCCTCACCATCATTGATGACGTCCTGCTGTGCTGGACAGATGGAGACAGCACTGTCCGGCTGATCACACCTGACGGCAGTCTGAGCACGTATGACATGGGGAGGAAGATTTTGTGGATGGTCTCTTCTGCCAAAAATGACATTCACTACCTGGGAGATTCGGAAGAGAAGAGTCTTCATCGTGTGACATTCACGTCAGTAAACACTGATCAGACTGACAGTGGTCTGTCAGGTTCTGCACTGTGTCAGGCATCGTCCCCAGGTACACCCGACCACACAAACCAGCTGACACATTCATTCAAGGAGGTGGTGtttgaaaaccccccaaaacgaaACCTACGGCATGTGTCTGCAGGAGGACGTTACTTTGCCTTTCTTTGTGATGGCACAGTGAAGGTCCACAGCAGAGCTGGTTCAGGAAGTTCTGCCATCCTCTGCTCCTACAAACCAACATCCCTGCCTCATGATGCACGTTTTGTTCTGATTGATGATAATGAACGACTATTGGTCGTTGTCCACAAAGAAAGCAAAGTACATATCATTGACCATGAAGATGGAGGGTGCTTTGTGCGCTGTTTGGACACAGGGCCCCTGGAGCTGGATAGACCAAATCGTCTGGCCACTGACTTTGACCAGCATGTGTGGATTGGGTGTAGGggaggaaaggtggtggtggttgatctGTGA
- the LOC143276921 gene encoding uncharacterized protein LOC143276921 isoform X2 gives MATGGEEDIDTKLCCAICLEPYRRPKMLRCYHSFCQSCLQGVAGSSPSFPCPSCREIMLLPPGGVGALQCKLTQHEGHPTEDLADTRSKVKDKLKDRLGTLTQDIQQVDHLVSAFEDRCTKLQQQKQTTEQDFRARADTLHQWVNQSLDEAISSIQSSSEQLAKPWQDQAEQLRHKKLALEAQQDHILQVLKDGKEADLVSLEAQLSSGPMEGVDVEELRKELTKDIPSFRVEHNTTAVNQPQLRTFIGVLEPVQQTAGAEETVLPSQHSCGLGKASGSDSVKGSDVMHTTHSAPSASSCVGVMGKKPPREFIYSRNPESVVFAMCPISHNRLWVLYRPAGGSAQYLKLFDAEGQVLTTVQYPGYCNGLLTITDDVLLCWKYGDSTVRLITPDGSLSTYDMGMEVWGMVSSATNDIHYLGDWQQNSLHRVTFTSVNTDQTDSGLSGSALCQASSPGTPHQRNQLTHSVKEVVFEKYPEGILRHVSAGGRYFAFLDDDTVMVYRRAGSGSFAILCSYNPTSLPCDARFVLIDDNELLLVVVEEESKVHIIDHEDGGCFVRCLDTGPLELDAPTCLATDFNQHVWIGCYGGKVVVVDL, from the exons ATGGCGACTGGAGGGGAAGAAGACATTGACACTAAACTATGCTGTGCCATCTGCCTGGAACCGTATCGTCGGCCCAAAATGCTGCGGTGTTACCACAGTTTCTGTCAGAGCTGTCTTCAGGGTGTGGctggctcctccccctccttcccctgcccctcGTGCCGTGAGATCATGCTGCTGCCCCCTGGGGGAGTTGGGGCATTGCAG TGCAAGTTGACCCAGCATGAAGGTCACCCCACGGAGGATCTGGCGGACACCCGATCCAAGGTCAAGGACAAGTTGAAGGACAGGTTGGGAACTTTGACACAGGACATACAGCAGGTTGATCACCTGGTCAGTGCCTTTGAAGATCGATGCACCaagctacaacaacaaaagcagacaaCGGAACAAGATTTCCGGGCACGTGCTGACACGTTACATCAATGGGTGAACCAGTCACTGGACGAGGCCATCAGCAGCATTCAGTCGTCCAGTGAGCAGCTGGCAAAACCCTGGCAGGATCAAGCTGAGCAGCTGCGACACAAGAAACTGGCACTGGAAGCACAACAAGACCACATCCTGCAGGTCCTCAAGGACGGAAAAGAGGCTGACCTGGTGTCCTTGGAAGCTCAGCTGTCTTCCGGTCCCATGGAAGGCGTGGACGTGGAAGAGCTGAGGAAAGAGCTGACCAAGGACATTCCCTCTTTCCGCGTGGAGCACAACACCACGGCAGTGAACCAGCCACAGTTACGTACCTTTATCGGCGTCCTAGAACCAGTACAGCAGACAGCAGGTGCTGAAGAGACTGTTCTTCCCAGTCAGCACAGCTGTGGCCTGGGAAAGGCGTCAGGTTCAGATTCAGTGAAGGGATCAGACgtgatgcacacaacacacagtgcccCTTCAGCCAGCAGTTGTGTGGGCGTGATGGGGAAGAAGCCACCAAGAGAGTTCATCTATTCCAGGAATCCTGAATCAGTGGTCTTTGCCATGTGTCCCATCAGTCACAACCGACTGTGGGTGTTGTACAGACCTGCAGGTGGTAGTGCTCAGTATCTGAAGCTGTTTGATGCTGAAGGTCAGGTGCTGACCACAGTGCAGTACCCAGGGTACTGTAATGGCCTCCTCACCATCACTGATGACGTCCTGCTGTGCTGGAAATATGGAGACAGCACTGTCCGGCTGATCACACCTGACGGCAGTCTGAGCACGTATGACATGGGGATGGAGGTTTGGGGCATGGTCTCTTCTGCCACAAATGACATTCACTACCTGGGAGATTGGCAACAGAATAGTCTTCATCGTGTGACATTCACGTCAGTAAACACTGATCAGACTGACAGTGGTCTGTCAGGTTCTGCACTGTGTCAGGCATCGTCCCCAGGTACACCCCACCAGAGAAACCAGCTGACACATTCAGTCAAGGAGGTGGTGTTTGAAAAATACCCAGAAGGAATCCTACGCCATGTGTCTGCAGGAGGACGTTACTTTGCTTTTCTTGATGATGACACAGTGATGGTCTACCGCAGAGCTGGTTCAGGAAGTTTTGCCATCCTCTGCTCCTACAATCCAACATCCCTGCCTTGTGATGCACGTTTTGTTCTGATTGATGATAATGAACTACTATTGGTCGTTGTCGAGGAAGAAAGCAAAGTACATATCATTGACCATGAAGATGGAGGGTGCTTTGTGCGCTGTTTAGACACAGGGCCCCTGGAGCTGGATGCACCAACTTGTCTGGCCACTGACTTTAACCAGCATGTGTGGATTGGGTGTTatggagggaaggtggtggtggttgacctgTGA
- the LOC143276921 gene encoding uncharacterized protein LOC143276921 isoform X1, with protein MATGGEEDIDTKLCCAICLEPYRRPKMLRCYHSFCQSCLQGVAGSSPSFPCPSCREIMLLPPGGVGALQTNFYVVDNLAATSSSPPRRLCDVCTDDREATHSCLQCQQRYCLPCRKNHDSFSACRGHTVVSLTQEEEEGCGKGIPLSDKHKVEMCTKHLNQQLLFHCTKCQADLCLQCKLTQHEGHPTEDLADTRSKVKDKLKDRLGTLTQDIQQVDHLVSAFEDRCTKLQQQKQTTEQDFRARADTLHQWVNQSLDEAISSIQSSSEQLAKPWQDQAEQLRHKKLALEAQQDHILQVLKDGKEADLVSLEAQLSSGPMEGVDVEELRKELTKDIPSFRVEHNTTAVNQPQLRTFIGVLEPVQQTAGAEETVLPSQHSCGLGKASGSDSVKGSDVMHTTHSAPSASSCVGVMGKKPPREFIYSRNPESVVFAMCPISHNRLWVLYRPAGGSAQYLKLFDAEGQVLTTVQYPGYCNGLLTITDDVLLCWKYGDSTVRLITPDGSLSTYDMGMEVWGMVSSATNDIHYLGDWQQNSLHRVTFTSVNTDQTDSGLSGSALCQASSPGTPHQRNQLTHSVKEVVFEKYPEGILRHVSAGGRYFAFLDDDTVMVYRRAGSGSFAILCSYNPTSLPCDARFVLIDDNELLLVVVEEESKVHIIDHEDGGCFVRCLDTGPLELDAPTCLATDFNQHVWIGCYGGKVVVVDL; from the exons ATGGCGACTGGAGGGGAAGAAGACATTGACACTAAACTATGCTGTGCCATCTGCCTGGAACCGTATCGTCGGCCCAAAATGCTGCGGTGTTACCACAGTTTCTGTCAGAGCTGTCTTCAGGGTGTGGctggctcctccccctccttcccctgcccctcGTGCCGTGAGATCATGCTGCTGCCCCCTGGGGGAGTTGGGGCATTGCAG ACCAACTTCTACGTAGTAGACAACCTGGCTGCCACTTCATCCTCACCTCCTCGACGACTGTGTGACGTGTGCACTGATGACAGGGAGGCCACTCATTCCTGTCTCCAGTGCCAGCAGAGGTATTGCCTCCCTTGCCGTAAAAACCATGATTCCTTCAGTGCCTGTCGTGGTCACACTGTTGTGTCCTTGAcccaggaggaagaagaggggtgtggaaagggaatcccactgtcagacaaacacaaagTGGAGATGTGTACCAAGCATCTTAATCAACAACTTCTATTTCACTGCACCAAGTGTCAGGCTGACTTATGTCTGCAGTGCAAGTTGACCCAGCATGAAGGTCACCCCACGGAGGATCTGGCGGACACCCGATCCAAGGTCAAGGACAAGTTGAAGGACAGGTTGGGAACTTTGACACAGGACATACAGCAGGTTGATCACCTGGTCAGTGCCTTTGAAGATCGATGCACCaagctacaacaacaaaagcagacaaCGGAACAAGATTTCCGGGCACGTGCTGACACGTTACATCAATGGGTGAACCAGTCACTGGACGAGGCCATCAGCAGCATTCAGTCGTCCAGTGAGCAGCTGGCAAAACCCTGGCAGGATCAAGCTGAGCAGCTGCGACACAAGAAACTGGCACTGGAAGCACAACAAGACCACATCCTGCAGGTCCTCAAGGACGGAAAAGAGGCTGACCTGGTGTCCTTGGAAGCTCAGCTGTCTTCCGGTCCCATGGAAGGCGTGGACGTGGAAGAGCTGAGGAAAGAGCTGACCAAGGACATTCCCTCTTTCCGCGTGGAGCACAACACCACGGCAGTGAACCAGCCACAGTTACGTACCTTTATCGGCGTCCTAGAACCAGTACAGCAGACAGCAGGTGCTGAAGAGACTGTTCTTCCCAGTCAGCACAGCTGTGGCCTGGGAAAGGCGTCAGGTTCAGATTCAGTGAAGGGATCAGACgtgatgcacacaacacacagtgcccCTTCAGCCAGCAGTTGTGTGGGCGTGATGGGGAAGAAGCCACCAAGAGAGTTCATCTATTCCAGGAATCCTGAATCAGTGGTCTTTGCCATGTGTCCCATCAGTCACAACCGACTGTGGGTGTTGTACAGACCTGCAGGTGGTAGTGCTCAGTATCTGAAGCTGTTTGATGCTGAAGGTCAGGTGCTGACCACAGTGCAGTACCCAGGGTACTGTAATGGCCTCCTCACCATCACTGATGACGTCCTGCTGTGCTGGAAATATGGAGACAGCACTGTCCGGCTGATCACACCTGACGGCAGTCTGAGCACGTATGACATGGGGATGGAGGTTTGGGGCATGGTCTCTTCTGCCACAAATGACATTCACTACCTGGGAGATTGGCAACAGAATAGTCTTCATCGTGTGACATTCACGTCAGTAAACACTGATCAGACTGACAGTGGTCTGTCAGGTTCTGCACTGTGTCAGGCATCGTCCCCAGGTACACCCCACCAGAGAAACCAGCTGACACATTCAGTCAAGGAGGTGGTGTTTGAAAAATACCCAGAAGGAATCCTACGCCATGTGTCTGCAGGAGGACGTTACTTTGCTTTTCTTGATGATGACACAGTGATGGTCTACCGCAGAGCTGGTTCAGGAAGTTTTGCCATCCTCTGCTCCTACAATCCAACATCCCTGCCTTGTGATGCACGTTTTGTTCTGATTGATGATAATGAACTACTATTGGTCGTTGTCGAGGAAGAAAGCAAAGTACATATCATTGACCATGAAGATGGAGGGTGCTTTGTGCGCTGTTTAGACACAGGGCCCCTGGAGCTGGATGCACCAACTTGTCTGGCCACTGACTTTAACCAGCATGTGTGGATTGGGTGTTatggagggaaggtggtggtggttgacctgTGA